Proteins co-encoded in one Christiangramia fulva genomic window:
- a CDS encoding DUF4199 domain-containing protein gives MKKFAIEIKWGIIFSIVSLLWVYMEKALGWHDELIEKQAIYTNLFAIVAIIIYVLALLDKRKNFFQGKMTWTKGFISGVILSVVVAILSPITQYISMELISPDFFAHMISYTVETGRMTQEVAEGYFNLKSYMIQSFFFAMAVGTVTSAIVALIIRRK, from the coding sequence ATGAAAAAGTTCGCGATCGAAATAAAATGGGGAATCATCTTCAGCATCGTTTCCCTTCTCTGGGTCTATATGGAAAAAGCACTGGGCTGGCATGATGAACTCATCGAGAAACAGGCTATTTACACCAACCTTTTCGCGATCGTGGCCATTATTATTTATGTTTTAGCTCTTTTAGATAAACGCAAGAATTTTTTCCAGGGAAAAATGACCTGGACGAAGGGCTTCATTTCCGGTGTTATTCTCAGCGTGGTGGTGGCTATTCTTTCCCCCATCACACAATATATTTCTATGGAATTAATCAGCCCCGATTTTTTTGCGCATATGATTTCCTATACCGTGGAAACGGGTAGAATGACACAAGAAGTAGCTGAAGGCTATTTTAATCTGAAATCATATATGATTCAGTCTTTTTTCTTTGCCATGGCAGTGGGTACGGTAACTTCAGCTATTGTCGCGCTAATTATAAGAAGAAAATAA
- a CDS encoding DUF4097 family beta strand repeat-containing protein produces MKIIKLNLALVFLLFITAGGYAQTKKLSKTYNTSPDVSVSIDSRHTNVIIENWDKSQVQIEATLEGKNASKEEIQKMLDAWELKTSGSDSSVKIESGGGLYGSMNMPLPDMDMSGLKEPLSQLPGILEPLMNNLGPLLANISENPLPPEFAEKMKDMKFDYEAYKKDGDKYLEKWEANFEKKFGKDFEKKMEKWAEKMEKDSEKFDKEYEKKMEAWGEKFGKDMEAWGEEFGKQMESWGEEFGRQMEAQYGNSESNVIIINGDEVKSKRTIRIKVPKDAKLDLNVRHGELKLSSNVKNLKADISHSRLSANRISGKNTNIKVAYSPVKIGVWEYGVLSTQFVKNCSIDKVVSIKLDSNSSDILINELQKTGVLSGSFGKLDINNLGAGFETLNISLENSDLELSVPDTAFSFSYNGTQSSIKYPKSMELKSKKSYDNEMLNGFNKSRDGNANITIKANFSDVLLN; encoded by the coding sequence ATGAAAATTATCAAGCTTAATCTGGCGCTGGTTTTCCTGCTGTTCATCACTGCGGGAGGCTATGCCCAGACCAAAAAACTAAGTAAGACGTATAATACCAGTCCCGATGTTAGCGTCAGTATTGATTCCCGGCATACCAATGTGATCATTGAAAACTGGGATAAGAGCCAGGTTCAAATCGAAGCCACACTCGAAGGAAAGAACGCTTCTAAAGAAGAGATCCAAAAGATGCTGGATGCCTGGGAACTGAAAACTTCAGGCTCAGATTCAAGTGTAAAAATAGAATCTGGCGGAGGTTTATACGGGAGCATGAATATGCCGCTCCCCGATATGGATATGAGCGGTTTAAAGGAACCCTTATCACAACTTCCCGGGATTTTGGAGCCTCTTATGAATAATCTTGGTCCGCTATTGGCCAATATTTCGGAGAACCCATTGCCACCTGAATTCGCCGAAAAAATGAAGGATATGAAGTTCGATTATGAAGCCTATAAAAAAGACGGCGATAAATACCTTGAAAAATGGGAAGCTAATTTTGAAAAGAAATTCGGTAAGGATTTCGAGAAGAAAATGGAGAAATGGGCCGAGAAAATGGAGAAGGATTCTGAAAAATTTGATAAGGAATATGAGAAAAAAATGGAAGCCTGGGGTGAAAAGTTTGGTAAAGATATGGAAGCCTGGGGTGAAGAATTCGGAAAACAAATGGAATCCTGGGGTGAGGAATTTGGCAGGCAGATGGAAGCTCAATACGGCAATTCTGAAAGCAATGTGATCATCATCAACGGTGATGAGGTGAAATCAAAACGCACGATTAGAATTAAAGTTCCTAAAGATGCCAAATTAGACCTGAACGTTCGCCATGGTGAACTAAAACTCAGCAGCAATGTAAAAAATCTGAAAGCCGACATTTCCCACAGTCGGCTTTCAGCCAATCGGATCTCGGGGAAAAACACCAATATAAAAGTAGCGTATTCCCCGGTGAAGATCGGCGTATGGGAATACGGCGTTCTTTCCACCCAATTTGTGAAGAACTGTAGTATAGATAAGGTGGTAAGTATAAAACTCGACTCGAATTCCAGCGATATTTTGATCAATGAACTTCAGAAAACCGGCGTGCTTTCGGGTTCTTTCGGTAAACTGGATATCAATAACCTCGGGGCGGGATTTGAAACCCTGAACATCAGCCTGGAAAACAGCGATCTTGAACTATCGGTACCCGATACGGCTTTCAGCTTTAGCTATAACGGAACGCAAAGCTCTATAAAATATCCAAAAAGCATGGAGCTTAAATCCAAAAAATCTTATGACAATGAGATGCTGAACGGATTTAATAAATCTCGTGACGGGAATGCCAATATCACTATAAAGGCAAATTTTAGCGATGTATTGCTAAATTAA
- a CDS encoding DUF86 domain-containing protein, whose protein sequence is MTEKGKKYLSDILMAIDLIENFIADTPDFNSYQEDLKTQSAIERQLAIIGAALNKIKQVESDLSIQHDQKIIGFRNRLVHAYDSIDDSIV, encoded by the coding sequence ATGACGGAAAAAGGCAAGAAGTATCTCTCTGACATACTAATGGCAATTGATCTAATTGAAAACTTTATAGCTGATACTCCAGATTTTAATTCCTATCAAGAAGATTTAAAAACACAAAGTGCAATAGAAAGACAATTAGCAATAATTGGAGCAGCATTAAACAAAATAAAACAGGTTGAATCAGATCTTTCTATTCAACATGATCAGAAAATCATAGGATTTAGAAATCGATTAGTTCATGCATATGACAGCATTGACGATTCGATTGTATGA
- a CDS encoding class I SAM-dependent methyltransferase: MDKNKDIFGRAIKAYFENKDRTPIMVHSPDFDDDEILPEYLFRNFEEMPPIEQAALKLCKGKVLDVGCGAGSHALYLQNSEKLEVKAIDTSPRAIEITKKRGIYSAACINFFELENEKFDSMLFLMNGSGIIGKLENIPRFFKKCREILKETGKILMDSSDLVYLFDEKPAEHPYYGELQFSLSYKGESSSTFDWLYIDEEMLKFYAAKNKFSCKIVKRGEHFDYLAQLKPL, from the coding sequence TTGGACAAAAATAAGGATATATTCGGCAGGGCCATCAAAGCTTACTTTGAAAATAAAGACAGAACTCCCATTATGGTGCATTCTCCTGATTTTGACGATGACGAGATCTTGCCGGAGTATCTTTTCAGGAACTTTGAAGAAATGCCCCCTATTGAACAGGCTGCGTTGAAACTGTGCAAGGGAAAAGTTCTCGATGTGGGTTGCGGTGCCGGAAGCCACGCTCTCTATCTTCAAAATTCAGAAAAACTTGAGGTCAAAGCCATAGACACCTCTCCGCGCGCTATAGAAATTACTAAAAAACGTGGAATTTATTCAGCGGCCTGCATCAACTTTTTTGAATTGGAAAATGAAAAATTTGACAGTATGCTCTTTCTAATGAATGGAAGTGGAATCATTGGGAAATTGGAGAATATCCCCAGGTTCTTTAAAAAATGCAGGGAAATTTTAAAGGAAACAGGTAAGATTTTAATGGACTCATCAGACCTGGTGTATTTATTCGATGAAAAACCGGCGGAACATCCTTACTATGGAGAACTGCAATTCAGCCTAAGCTATAAAGGTGAGTCTTCTTCGACATTTGACTGGCTTTATATAGATGAGGAAATGCTGAAATTTTATGCCGCTAAAAATAAATTCTCCTGCAAAATCGTTAAAAGAGGCGAACATTTTGATTACCTGGCGCAGTTAAAGCCTCTCTAA
- a CDS encoding RNA polymerase sigma factor encodes MIQHKLIEACRENDRRAQLKLYNKYCEGMYYVALRFMNDTMEAEDAMQEAFIKAFQKLHQFNGEVSFGAWLKRIVINKCRDKLKAKKLELISINEQVLGTVDEQEDWQVDEGIGVDEVKCKIENLPEKYKYPLMLYLIEGYDHEEIGEILNITQVASRTLVHRGKKKLQDELKTLRNGTGY; translated from the coding sequence TTGATACAGCATAAGCTAATAGAAGCTTGTAGGGAAAACGACCGGCGGGCACAGTTGAAGCTCTACAATAAGTATTGCGAAGGCATGTATTATGTGGCGCTGCGATTTATGAACGATACGATGGAAGCCGAAGATGCCATGCAGGAAGCCTTTATAAAAGCTTTTCAGAAGCTGCATCAGTTTAACGGAGAAGTTAGCTTCGGGGCATGGCTGAAACGGATTGTGATCAATAAATGCCGGGATAAGCTGAAAGCAAAGAAACTGGAACTGATTTCGATCAATGAACAGGTTCTGGGAACGGTAGACGAACAGGAAGACTGGCAGGTAGATGAAGGAATTGGAGTTGATGAGGTGAAATGCAAGATCGAGAATTTGCCCGAAAAATATAAATATCCGCTGATGCTTTATTTAATCGAAGGTTATGATCATGAAGAAATTGGAGAAATACTGAATATCACCCAGGTGGCCTCGCGCACCCTGGTACACAGAGGAAAAAAGAAATTGCAAGACGAACTAAAAACTTTAAGAAATGGGACAGGATATTAG
- a CDS encoding peptidoglycan DD-metalloendopeptidase family protein produces MSNFSEFLSSLTTEFTPVIGGYEKEDFAAIDLSEENPELLKLEVASSEAFSVFINEYLKNHQARAAYGGYDEVRNLYKRSGLFNNPEQNRNIHIGLDIWVPPGTAIISPLRAEVHSFRDNDNFGDYGPTIILKHTFGDRDFFTLYGHLSRKSLENLEVGKKVKAGEKIAELGDFDENGDYAPHLHFQIMEDLKGNKGDFPGVVKREDRELYLENCPDPNLLLKI; encoded by the coding sequence ATGTCTAATTTTTCAGAATTTTTGAGCAGCCTTACAACGGAATTTACACCGGTGATTGGAGGATATGAAAAGGAAGATTTCGCCGCGATAGATCTTTCTGAAGAAAATCCGGAACTGCTTAAACTTGAGGTTGCTTCTTCGGAAGCTTTTTCTGTTTTTATAAATGAATATCTGAAGAACCATCAGGCCCGGGCTGCTTACGGAGGTTATGATGAAGTGCGAAATTTGTATAAAAGAAGCGGACTTTTCAATAATCCTGAACAAAACAGGAATATTCACATAGGCCTTGATATCTGGGTTCCGCCAGGAACTGCAATTATAAGTCCGCTGCGCGCCGAAGTGCATAGCTTCAGGGATAACGATAATTTTGGAGATTACGGCCCAACGATCATTTTGAAGCATACTTTTGGCGACCGCGATTTCTTCACCTTATACGGACACCTTTCCAGAAAATCCCTTGAGAATTTAGAAGTCGGAAAAAAAGTGAAAGCCGGTGAAAAAATTGCCGAATTAGGAGATTTTGATGAAAATGGTGATTATGCGCCTCATTTACATTTTCAGATAATGGAAGATCTAAAGGGAAATAAAGGAGATTTTCCCGGCGTGGTGAAAAGGGAAGATCGCGAACTGTATCTCGAAAACTGTCCCGATCCTAACCTCCTGTTGAAGATTTAA
- a CDS encoding DUF2795 domain-containing protein — MYWTLELASYLSDAPWPATKDELIDYAIRTGAPLEVVENLQAIEDEGDSYDSIEEIWPDYPTDEDYLWNEDEY, encoded by the coding sequence ATGTATTGGACTTTAGAATTAGCATCCTATTTAAGTGATGCCCCCTGGCCGGCCACCAAAGATGAGTTAATAGACTACGCAATTAGAACCGGAGCTCCGCTTGAGGTTGTGGAAAATCTGCAGGCCATTGAAGATGAGGGTGACTCTTATGATTCTATTGAGGAAATATGGCCCGATTACCCAACCGATGAGGATTACCTCTGGAATGAGGATGAATATTAA
- the secA gene encoding preprotein translocase subunit SecA: MSFLDSVLKVFVGDKSKKDVKEIQPIIDKIKAIEPEMEKLSLDELREKTTQFKAKIADATKNVKEQIEKLDKEADEIDDITRKEDIYAEIDSLKDQEYDLAEAVLNEILPEAFAVVKETAKRFVKNTELKVKASAFDREISAEKDYVTLDGDYAIWNNSWDAAGKPVTWDMVHYDVQLIGGVAMHQGKIAEMQTGEGKTLVATLPMYLNALTGKGVHLVTVNDYLAKRDSAWMGPIFEFHGLSVDCIDYHKPNSAARRKAYNADITYGTNNEFGFDYLRDNMSHAPDDLVQRPHNYAIVDEVDSVLIDDARTPLIISGPVPKGDTHEFMELKPAIANIVEVQRKYLTKVLADAKKLIKEGDTKEGGFQLLRVYRGLPKNKALIKFLSEEGVKQILQKTENHYMQDNNREMPKVDAELYFVIEEKNNQIDLTDKGIEFLSGKEDPDFFVMPEIGMELAKIENEGLSKEEETEKKEELYRDYSVKSERIHTLRQLLKAYTLFEKDTEYVVIDNKVKIVDEQTGRIMEGRRYSDGLHQAIEAKENVKIEDATQTFATITLQNYFRMYRKLSGMTGTAVTEAGEFWEIYELDVVEIPTNRPIARDDKEDLVYKTKREKYNAVIDHVTELSNAGRPVLIGTTSVEISELLSRMLKLRNVQHNVLNAKLHKKEADIVAEAGNSGVVTIATNMAGRGTDIKLSPEVKEAGGLAIVGTERHDSRRVDRQLRGRAGRQGDPGSSQFYVSLEDNLMRLFGSERIAKLMDRMGLEEGEVIQHSMISKSIERAQKKVEENNFGVRKRLLEYDDVMNAQREVIYKRRYHALFGERLRVDLANMIFDISEIITETNKAAEDFKNFEFELIRNFSMSSPVEEDEFKKIDTQKLTAIVYKSAYKHYDEKMKVNAERAFPVIKQVFEDERNNFERISVPFSDGNKTLQVVTNLKKAYESEGKQLIKDFEKNITLAIIDDAWKTHLRKMDELKQSVQLAVHEQKDPLLIYKFEAFELFKAMIDDVNRDVISFLFKGEIPQQEAPRIHEARQIRRKENLETTKEEIPNMDERAAQSRAAGQNQRQPETTETIVRDKPKIGRNDKVTIKNVMSGENKTMKYKQAIPLLDKGDWVLVDE, from the coding sequence ATGAGTTTTTTAGATTCTGTATTAAAAGTTTTTGTAGGCGATAAGTCGAAAAAAGACGTAAAAGAAATACAACCCATTATAGATAAAATCAAGGCGATCGAACCCGAAATGGAAAAGTTAAGCCTTGATGAACTTCGCGAGAAAACCACACAGTTTAAGGCTAAAATAGCCGATGCAACCAAAAATGTAAAAGAGCAGATTGAAAAGCTGGACAAGGAAGCTGATGAGATTGACGATATTACCCGCAAGGAAGATATCTATGCTGAAATCGATTCCCTAAAAGATCAGGAATACGACCTTGCCGAAGCTGTTCTGAATGAAATCCTTCCTGAAGCTTTCGCGGTTGTGAAAGAAACAGCGAAAAGATTTGTGAAAAATACCGAACTGAAAGTAAAGGCGTCGGCATTCGACAGAGAAATCTCTGCTGAAAAAGATTACGTTACCCTGGATGGTGATTATGCAATCTGGAACAATTCCTGGGATGCAGCTGGTAAACCGGTTACCTGGGATATGGTGCATTACGATGTACAGCTTATTGGTGGTGTGGCTATGCACCAGGGGAAGATCGCCGAGATGCAAACCGGTGAAGGTAAGACGCTTGTGGCAACCTTACCGATGTATCTCAACGCCCTTACCGGGAAAGGAGTTCACCTTGTAACCGTGAACGATTATCTTGCCAAACGTGACAGCGCCTGGATGGGACCTATTTTTGAATTCCATGGTCTTAGCGTTGATTGTATCGATTATCATAAACCTAACTCTGCGGCACGTAGAAAGGCTTACAATGCCGATATCACCTACGGAACCAATAACGAATTTGGTTTTGATTATCTAAGGGATAATATGTCGCATGCACCCGATGATCTGGTGCAGCGCCCTCATAATTATGCCATCGTCGATGAGGTCGACTCGGTGCTTATCGATGATGCCCGTACGCCATTGATCATCTCCGGACCCGTTCCTAAAGGCGATACTCATGAATTTATGGAACTGAAGCCTGCAATTGCCAATATTGTGGAAGTTCAGCGTAAATATCTTACCAAAGTTCTCGCTGATGCGAAAAAGCTTATTAAAGAAGGAGATACCAAGGAAGGTGGTTTCCAGCTTCTGCGTGTGTATCGTGGTTTGCCAAAGAACAAAGCACTTATCAAATTCCTTAGTGAAGAAGGTGTAAAACAGATTCTTCAGAAAACAGAAAACCATTACATGCAGGACAACAACCGTGAAATGCCGAAGGTTGACGCTGAACTGTATTTTGTAATTGAAGAAAAGAACAACCAGATAGATCTTACCGATAAGGGTATCGAGTTTCTTTCCGGAAAAGAAGATCCTGATTTCTTCGTCATGCCTGAAATAGGAATGGAACTGGCTAAGATCGAGAACGAGGGCCTTTCCAAAGAAGAAGAAACCGAAAAGAAAGAAGAGCTATACCGCGATTATAGCGTGAAGAGCGAGCGTATTCACACCCTTCGCCAGCTTTTAAAAGCTTATACTTTATTTGAAAAAGACACCGAATATGTGGTGATCGATAATAAAGTGAAGATCGTTGATGAACAAACCGGACGTATCATGGAAGGCCGTCGTTACAGTGACGGATTGCACCAGGCGATCGAAGCCAAAGAAAATGTAAAGATCGAAGATGCTACCCAGACCTTCGCGACCATTACCCTTCAGAACTACTTCAGAATGTATCGCAAGTTATCTGGTATGACGGGTACCGCGGTCACCGAAGCCGGTGAATTCTGGGAAATTTATGAACTGGATGTGGTGGAAATACCTACAAACCGTCCTATCGCCCGTGATGACAAAGAAGATCTTGTTTATAAGACCAAAAGGGAAAAATATAACGCGGTGATTGATCATGTCACCGAACTTTCAAATGCCGGAAGGCCGGTACTTATTGGTACCACTTCCGTAGAAATTTCAGAATTGCTCAGCCGAATGCTGAAACTTCGAAATGTACAGCATAACGTACTGAATGCGAAATTGCATAAGAAAGAAGCCGATATTGTTGCCGAAGCAGGTAACTCAGGTGTTGTTACCATCGCCACCAACATGGCGGGTCGTGGTACCGACATTAAATTATCCCCGGAAGTAAAAGAAGCCGGCGGTCTGGCTATTGTGGGTACCGAGCGCCACGATTCAAGGCGTGTTGACAGGCAGCTTAGAGGTCGTGCCGGGCGTCAGGGTGATCCGGGTAGCTCTCAGTTCTATGTGTCTCTAGAAGACAACCTGATGCGTTTATTCGGCTCAGAAAGAATTGCCAAACTTATGGACCGTATGGGTCTTGAAGAAGGTGAGGTAATCCAGCATTCCATGATCTCAAAATCTATTGAACGGGCTCAGAAAAAGGTCGAAGAAAATAACTTTGGCGTTCGTAAAAGGCTGTTGGAATATGACGACGTGATGAATGCCCAGCGTGAAGTGATCTATAAACGACGTTATCACGCCTTGTTTGGTGAAAGACTTCGTGTGGATCTGGCCAATATGATATTCGATATTTCGGAAATCATTACTGAAACCAATAAAGCTGCGGAAGACTTTAAGAACTTTGAATTTGAGCTTATCAGGAACTTTTCCATGAGCTCTCCTGTTGAAGAGGATGAATTCAAGAAGATCGATACTCAGAAGCTAACCGCCATCGTTTACAAATCGGCGTATAAACATTACGACGAAAAGATGAAGGTAAATGCTGAAAGAGCTTTCCCGGTGATCAAACAGGTATTTGAAGACGAGCGAAATAATTTTGAAAGGATCTCTGTACCGTTTTCCGACGGAAATAAAACCCTTCAGGTGGTCACCAATTTGAAAAAGGCCTACGAAAGTGAAGGTAAACAACTTATCAAGGATTTCGAAAAGAACATTACCCTTGCCATTATCGATGACGCGTGGAAAACCCATCTTCGAAAAATGGATGAATTGAAACAAAGCGTTCAGCTGGCGGTACACGAACAAAAAGATCCGTTATTGATCTATAAATTCGAGGCTTTTGAACTCTTCAAAGCGATGATCGATGATGTTAACAGGGATGTTATCTCATTCCTTTTCAAGGGAGAGATACCTCAGCAGGAGGCACCGAGAATCCATGAGGCGCGGCAGATAAGAAGAAAAGAGAATCTCGAAACCACAAAGGAAGAGATCCCAAATATGGACGAGAGAGCGGCGCAAAGCCGTGCCGCAGGACAAAATCAGCGGCAGCCTGAAACCACCGAGACCATTGTTCGCGACAAACCCAAAATAGGCCGTAATGACAAGGTTACTATCAAAAATGTTATGAGCGGTGAAAATAAAACCATGAAATATAAACAGGCGATCCCACTACTTGATAAAGGAGACTGGGTACTGGTGGATGAGTAG
- a CDS encoding DUF6249 domain-containing protein: MGSEVIITPIFFGVIFGMFYLYITARNRERLALIEKGGDASIFYSARKSVTPVWKVIVVNLGMLLIGIGIGIFLANLFAHSFGMDEDVAYPGTIFLMAGIGLLVGFFVTKKLNSDA; this comes from the coding sequence ATGGGATCTGAAGTCATTATCACACCAATCTTTTTCGGTGTTATTTTTGGGATGTTTTACTTATATATCACCGCAAGAAATCGCGAACGCCTTGCGCTTATTGAAAAAGGCGGCGATGCCAGTATTTTTTACAGCGCCAGGAAAAGCGTCACTCCGGTATGGAAAGTGATCGTGGTAAACCTGGGAATGCTCCTTATTGGTATTGGAATTGGAATCTTTTTGGCAAATCTTTTCGCCCACAGTTTCGGAATGGACGAAGATGTGGCTTATCCCGGCACCATTTTCCTAATGGCTGGAATTGGTTTACTGGTTGGATTTTTCGTCACCAAAAAATTAAATAGCGACGCTTAA
- a CDS encoding cob(I)yrinic acid a,c-diamide adenosyltransferase: MKIYTKTGDKGTTSLFGGKRVPKHHIRIESYGTVDELNSHIGLLRDQKIDKQTKDLLIKIQDRLFTIGSILATDPDKAILKNGKERLNIPKISEADIESLELAIDKMNEDLSEMTHFVLPGGHQSVSFCHIARCVCRRAERNATALYDIEAFESRVLIYLNRLSDYLFVLARKLSKDLQAEEIQWIPKKS; this comes from the coding sequence ATGAAAATATACACCAAAACCGGCGATAAAGGCACCACTTCCCTTTTTGGAGGCAAACGTGTTCCGAAACACCATATCCGTATTGAAAGCTACGGGACCGTTGATGAACTTAATTCCCATATAGGACTCCTTCGCGATCAGAAAATTGATAAACAAACCAAAGATCTGCTTATAAAGATCCAGGATCGGCTTTTTACCATTGGTTCCATCCTCGCTACCGATCCCGATAAAGCCATTTTGAAAAATGGTAAGGAACGACTTAATATTCCGAAAATTTCTGAAGCCGATATTGAATCCCTGGAGCTGGCAATCGATAAAATGAATGAAGATCTATCGGAAATGACCCATTTCGTCCTTCCGGGCGGCCATCAAAGCGTGTCATTCTGTCACATCGCCCGTTGTGTTTGCCGTCGAGCCGAAAGAAATGCTACTGCTTTATATGACATTGAAGCTTTTGAAAGCCGGGTTTTAATCTATTTAAACCGACTTTCAGATTATCTCTTCGTACTGGCACGGAAGTTGTCCAAAGATCTACAGGCCGAAGAAATTCAGTGGATTCCTAAAAAATCCTAA
- a CDS encoding DUF2911 domain-containing protein, with protein MGKTIWRILKILLAAVVFALIAIFILRYSTKLHSPEEISTYESGDLKLKVFYNRPYKKGREIFGNLVPYGEVWRTGANEATTFKTNKDILIDGTLLEAGKYTLWTIPGEESWKVIFNSKMYPWGTNFNRKAFRNAKYDALVLEKPVEKLEKPLEQFTITFEEAGEFVYLNLEWDDTKVSVPIKPVSEPSY; from the coding sequence ATGGGTAAAACAATATGGCGAATACTGAAAATACTTCTTGCGGCAGTTGTCTTTGCCCTTATTGCCATCTTCATTTTGCGCTACAGTACGAAATTGCATAGCCCGGAAGAAATTTCTACCTATGAAAGTGGCGATTTAAAGCTGAAAGTGTTCTATAATCGCCCCTATAAAAAAGGCCGGGAAATATTTGGCAATCTTGTTCCATACGGAGAAGTTTGGCGCACCGGTGCCAATGAAGCCACGACTTTTAAAACGAATAAAGATATTCTGATAGATGGCACTTTACTGGAAGCCGGAAAATATACCTTATGGACCATTCCCGGCGAAGAAAGCTGGAAGGTGATCTTTAATTCGAAAATGTATCCCTGGGGAACCAATTTTAACCGGAAAGCTTTCCGAAATGCAAAATACGATGCTTTGGTTTTGGAAAAACCTGTAGAAAAGCTGGAGAAACCTCTGGAACAATTCACCATCACCTTTGAAGAAGCGGGAGAATTTGTATATCTGAATCTGGAATGGGATGACACCAAAGT
- a CDS encoding nucleotidyltransferase family protein, with protein MKIKDSIQARLVDFISLCKLYNVKNLYAFGSATTDDFDENSSDIDLLIELEENDPLERGEQLLAIWDKLEEFFQSKVDLLTQSSLKNPILKKNIDATKVLIYDGKRQEVSL; from the coding sequence ATGAAAATTAAAGATAGTATACAGGCAAGATTGGTTGATTTTATTTCATTGTGTAAACTATACAACGTGAAAAATCTATATGCCTTTGGTTCTGCTACCACGGACGATTTTGATGAAAATTCAAGCGATATTGATTTATTGATTGAACTTGAAGAAAATGATCCATTAGAAAGAGGAGAACAACTTTTGGCTATCTGGGATAAATTAGAAGAATTCTTTCAAAGTAAAGTGGATTTATTAACTCAATCTTCACTAAAAAATCCAATTTTGAAGAAAAATATTGATGCTACAAAAGTTTTAATATATGACGGAAAAAGGCAAGAAGTATCTCTCTGA
- a CDS encoding RNA polymerase sigma factor: MIKNTDQYLIERTLAGETSAFGELVDRYQNFVFTIAVRIVKHREEAEEVAQDSFIKAFDSLSGFRGESKFSSWLYRIVYHKSLDRIKKNKRQQSFQLVEEITSDDLDGIENGMDLMLEEERKEMIKKCIRELPGQDAAVIELYYFEELPVKEIAEITGLTEDNIKIKLYRSRRKLFNLLQSYINPQIENKNGKAI, from the coding sequence ATGATCAAGAACACTGACCAATATTTGATTGAACGTACTCTGGCAGGAGAAACTTCTGCATTTGGTGAGCTGGTTGATCGTTATCAGAATTTTGTATTTACCATTGCTGTACGAATTGTAAAACACAGGGAAGAAGCAGAGGAGGTGGCACAGGATAGTTTTATAAAGGCATTCGATTCTTTATCGGGTTTTCGGGGCGAGTCGAAATTCTCGTCCTGGTTATACCGGATCGTTTATCATAAAAGTCTGGACAGGATCAAGAAGAATAAACGGCAGCAAAGTTTCCAGCTTGTTGAAGAGATCACCTCGGACGATCTGGACGGAATTGAAAACGGAATGGATTTAATGCTTGAGGAAGAAAGAAAGGAGATGATCAAAAAATGCATCAGAGAACTGCCGGGACAGGATGCCGCAGTGATCGAACTCTATTATTTTGAGGAATTACCGGTTAAAGAGATAGCCGAAATTACCGGTTTAACCGAAGACAATATTAAGATAAAATTATACCGAAGCAGGAGGAAGTTATTTAACTTGCTTCAGTCTTATATCAACCCGCAAATTGAAAATAAGAATGGAAAAGCAATTTAA